In Streptomyces sp. TLI_146, the genomic stretch GTGGCATCAAGCGCGAGGACGTCGAGCGCGGCCAGGTCATCATCAAGCCGGGTTCGGTCACCCCGCACACCGAGTTCGAGGCGCAGGCGTACATCCTGTCCAAGGACGAGGGCGGCCGTCACACGCCGTTCTTCAACAACTACCGCCCGCAGTTCTACTTCCGTACCACGGACGTGACCGGCGTCGTGACCCTCCCCGAGGGCACCGAGATGGTCATGCCGGGCGACAACACCGCCATGACGGTCGCGCTGATCCAGCCGGTCGCCATGGAGGAGGGCCTCAAGTTCGCCATCCGTGAGGGTGGCCGGACCGTGGGCGCCGGCCAGGTCGTCAAGATCACGAAGTAATTCGTGTTCTGACCTGAGCTCGCTTGGCTCGCAGTAACCGGGAAGGGGCCCCGCACCGATAGGTGCGGGGCCCCTTTCTTTGTTTTCGGCTGCGGGTCGGCGGGGGCTGGTCGCACAGTTCCCCGCGCCCCCGGGCCTCAGCCCGCCGCGCGGACCGGCGGCGCCCCGGCCGACCCCAGCGCCCACACCCAAGGCGCCCCGTCGACGCCGAGGCCCACGGCGACCGGCCCGCGCGCGGTGAGGTGGAGGGTGGGCGCGTCGACCGGCACCGCGCCCTGGGTACGGGTGTGGCGCTCACCCCCGACGAGGGCCTGCACCCGGCCCTTGACGTCCTTGCCGAGCACGACGAGCCCGTCCTTGGGCGCCAGGAGCGCGCCGACGGGCCCGTACCCGTCGAAGGGCTGCGGGGGCGCGGTGCGGCCGGTGCCGTCCGCGCGGACGGAGACGAGCCGGGGGTCGGCCGGGGCGAGCCCCTTGCCCTTGGTCTTCCGGGGGTCGGTGAGGGTCCGGTAGAGCAGCTGGACGCCGCCGTCGGGCAGCCCCACGGGGGTGGGCGCGCCGACGGCGAGCGGGAGGCGGGGCCCGCGCCTGACGTAGCCGAGGGGCTCCCCGGGCGCGTCCTGGGTCCAGTGGTGGACGAAGTCGTACCCGGGCGCGAAGACGTGCACGCGGCCCTGGGCGTCGACGGTGGCGCCGAGCCCGTCCTGCACGGTCTCGCCGCCGAGGGCGGCCCACGGCCCCCAGGACCCGTCGGCGTCGCGCACCCGCGTACTGACGCCCTTGTCGGCATTGCGTACGAAGAGGTGGACGCGGCCGTCGGGGGCGGCGACGGCGACGGGAGAGCCGATCCTGCGGCCCCGGTCGTCGCCCAGCTCCGGATTCCCCAGGCCCCGCCAGGCCCGGAAGGCCCCGCCGGGGGAGGCCTGCTCCAGGAGGACGACCTCCCGGGTGTTGGCGCCGGAGCGCCCGGCTATCGCGGCGAACCGCAGCCCGAAGAGCAGCTGCCGCCCGTCCTTGAGCGTTGCCGCGCCGAGCACGGGTGCGAGCGGCCCGCCGCCGAGGTCGTCCGCGGCCCCGAACCGCCCGCTGCCGGGCGCGGTCTCCCGCCACCGCACGGCACGCAGCCCCAGCACCCCGTAGGCGGCGAGCCGCCCGTCGGGCTCGTTGCCGACGACCGGCCGGGGCCCGGGGAAGCGGTAGTGGGTGGAGCGCACCCACCCCTTCCAGTTGGTGAGCGGACGCTTCCCGCCGACGTTGTAGTCGCCGCAGCCGCCGGGGTTGCCGCACTGCCAGTCGGGGGCGCCGCCGTACGGCCTGAGGTGGGCGGCCTTCTCGGCGAGCACGGCCGGAGGGAGGTTCTTCGGCCAGTGCCGGTTGTAGTAGGCGCGGTAGGAGGTGGCGGTGAACCCGGGCACGCCCTTCCCGTCCCGGGTGGCCTGGGCGACGTACCGGACCATCCCCGCCCACGCGAAGGAGGCGGCGGCGGTGTGGTCGGCGTGGTCGGCGTACCCCGGCTGCTCGCTGTCGTGCTGGCGGGCCTTCTCGGTGCTGTGCTGGATGTCCGGGTCGGGGTCGAGGGTCTGGACGAGGGTCGGGGTGTACGTGTCGAGCAGCCCGGCGATGACCTCGACGAGTTCGTCGTACGTGTACGGGGCGGCGGCGCGCAGCGGCGAGCCCTCGGCGATGACGACGGGCAGGGAGAGCGCCCGGTCCTCCCAGAGGCTGGGCAGGCCCATGCGGCCGCCGCGCAGGGTGTGCATGGCGGTGTTGAGGAACACGAGCTCGGCGTGGCGGCCGTTGTGGACGAGCGTGTTGACCTCGGCGCGGTGCCCGCCGCGCAGGTCGAGCACCGACTTCTGCCAGGGGGTGAACAGGGGCAGCCCGAGGAGCGAGGCGTAGGCCTGGCGCAGCCCCTGGTGCCGGGCGGAGGAGTAGGCGGCCTTGTTGTAGACCCGGTCCGAGGGGTCGCTGACGACCCGGTTGTCCCCGTTGGCCTCGCCCCCGGTGAGGTACACGCTGACGACCTTCGCGCCGCCGTCCAGCGCGTGCTGGGTGTCCGGGTTCATGAAGTACAGGTCGTCGTCGGGGTGCGCCACGATCTGCATCAGCACGGCCCGGCGCCCGGCGGAGACGGGCTGGCCGGGGGCGGCGGTGGGGTTGTCGCTGCGGTGCCGCTGGCTGGAGGGGACGGAGCAGGCCCCGAGGGCGGCGGCCAGGCCGGTGGTGGCGGCGGTACCGAGGACGGCGCGTCTGCTGGGGCGCCGCTGCCTGAATGCTCCGAACACGTACGTTCCCCGTCCCGTCCGCTGCTTCCGCTGATCCGGATCGCTTTCCTTGGTCGCCGGACTAGACGGGGGCGGGAGGAGGTCGGTTGCCCGGGGGAATTCGTTTAGGAGGTGATTTGCGGGGTGGTCGAATGGAATTCGAATGCAGTTCGCTCTGCGGCCACCTTTCGTTGTCGAAGGCCCGGGACGCGCCGCTGTCGGTGGGGGAGAGTGCGGTCAAGTGGCGTGCGGGGGAGGGGGGTTGAGGTCTCGGGTGCCTCGGCCGCGCCCTCGCGGGCGCTCTCTCCCCGGCGTACGGAATTCCGTGCGACATGACGCCGGACCGGGCGACCGGCGGTTTCCGCGGCGATGATCTGTTCTCGGCGGCGCCGACGTGCAAGCCGTCGCCGCGGGAGGCGATGCCGCAATGGCGGGCGATCGTGCCCCCGCGCCTCGACCGGGCCGCCCCGTGCATGCCCCCGTGTGACGTGGGGTACGATCCTCGGCTCGATTGGCCAGGCCAGGTCCCCGTATGGCAGACTGTCGGGGTTGCTCGGTTGAGTGCCGATGCTGCGCGCCTCCCGCCGGGAGGACTGGAAGCGAGTCCCACAGTACTCGTCGCCCTATCTGCCGCCTGCGGCAGCGCTGGGGCGGACGTACGGGAATCTTCCGGGAAGTGTCAGCGGGGCTCCAGCCAGGCGCCCGGTGGGTGTTCTGCCCCCGACTGCTCTTCACTGAGCACGCTCTTCATTGAGCACAGCGTGGTCCCACGGCCCGCATCCCCTTGGTTGGGAAATCCCTATGGGATTTCTGCGTAGAGGGAGTGCGACACGCCCGACCGCGTGGGTCGGAGACAGAGTCGGTAGAACCCCCGGGTTCCAGAGCGTTACGAGACAAAGGACTACTAGGTAGCCATGGCGGGACAGAAGATCCGCATCCGGCTCAAGGCCTACGACCACGAGGTCATCGACTCCTCGGCGAAGAAGATCGTCGAGACGGTGACCCGCACTGGTGCGTCGGTCGCGGGCCCGGTGCCGCTGCCCACTGAGAAGAACGTGTACTGCGTCATCAAGTCGCCGCACAAGTACAAGGACTCTCGCGAGCACTTCGAGATGCGCACGCACAAGCGGCTCATCGACATCCTCGACCCCACGCCGAAGACGGTTGACTCGCTCATGCGTCTCGACCTCCCGGCCGGTGTCGACATCGAGATCAAGCTCTGAAGGGACGGGCCGAGATGAGCAAGAACATCAAGGGCGTCCTGGGCGAGAAGCTCGGCATGACGCAGGTGTGGGACGAGAACAACCGCGTTGTTCCGGTCACCGTCGTCAAGGCCGGGCCGTGCGTCGTGACGCAGGTTCGCACCAACGACGTCGACGGCTACGAGTCGGTCCAGATCGCCTTCGGCGAGATCGACCCGCGCAAGGTGAACAAGCCCCTCAAGGGCCACTTCGCCAAGGCCGACGTGACCCCGCGCCGCCACCTGGTGGAGCTCCGCACCCCTGACGCCAGCGAGTACACGCTGGGCCAGGAGATCACTGCCGAGGTGTTCGAGTCCGGCGTCAAGGTCGACGTCACGGGCAAGAGCAAGGGCAAGGGCTTCGCCGGTGTCATGAAGCGTCACAACTTCAAGGGCCTGGGCGCCGGTCACGGTACCCAGCGCAAGCACCGCTCGCCCGGTTCCATCGGTGGCTGCGCCACCCCTGGCCGTGTGTTCAAGGGCCTCCGCATGGCGGGTCGCATGGGCAACGAGCGTGTGACCACCCAGAACCTGACCGTCCACGCCGTTGACGCCGAGAAGGGTCTGCTGCTCATCAAGGGCGCCGTCCCCGGCCCCAACGGTGGCCTCGTCCTGGTCCGTACTGCGGCCAAGGGGGTTTGAGGAACCGATGAGCACCATTGACATCCTTTCGCCGGCTGGCGACAAGGCCGGGACCGTCGAGCTCCCCGCGGAGATCTTCGACGCGAAGACCAGCGTTCCGCTGATCCACCAGGTCGTCGTCGCTCAGCTCGCGGCTGCCCGCCAGGGCACGCACAAGACCAAGACCCGCGGTGAAGTCCGTGGTGGTGGCAAGAAGCCTTACCGCCAGAAGGGCACCGGCCGCGCGCGCCAGGGTTCGACCCGTGCGCCGCAGTTCGCCGGCGGTGGCGTCGTCCACGGCCCGCAGCCGCGTGACTACTCGCAGCGCACCCCCAAGAAGATGAAGGCCGCCGCCCTGCGCGGTGCCCTCTCCGACCGGGCGCGCCACAGCCGTATCCACGTCGTCACCGGCGTGGTCGACGGTGCGGTGTCCACCAAGGCCGCCAAGACGCTGTTCGGCAAGATCTCGGAGCGCAAGAACCTGCTCCTGGTCGTCGACCGCGCCGACGAGGCCGCGTGGCTGTCCGCCCGCAACCTGCCCCAGGTGCACATCCTGGAGCCGGGCCAGCTGAACACGTACGACGTGATCGTCTCCGACGACGTGGTCTTCACCCAGGCCGCTTTCGAGTCCTTCGTGTCTGGCCCCCAGACCGCTGAGACCGAAGGGAGCGACGCCTGATGTCGGCGACCGTTACCAGCAAGACCTTCACGGACCCGCGCGACCTGCTGATCAAGCCGGTCGTCTCCGAGAAGAGCTACGCGCTGCTGGACGAGAACAAGTACACGTTCATCGTCGCGCCCGGCGCCAACAAGACCCAGATCAAGCAGGCCGTCGAGGCGGTCTTCTCGGTCAAGGTCACCGGGGTCAACACGATCAACCGTCAGGGTAAGCGCAAGCGCACCAAGACCGGTTTCGGCAAGCGTGCCAACACGAAGCGCGCCATCGTGACCCTCGCTGAGGGCGACCGTATCGACATCTTCGGCCAGGCCTCCTAACGGAGCGCCCTGGTCCGAATATCGGACGAGGACTGAGAAATGGGTATCCGCAAGTACAAGCCGACGACTCCGGGCCGTCGTGGCTCCAGCGTCGCCGACTTTGTCGAGATCACGCGGTCCACGCCGGAGAAGTCGCTGGTCCGCCCCCTGCACAGCAAGGGCGGCCGTAACAACACCGGTCGTGTGACCGTCCGCCACCAGGGCGGTGGCCACAAGCGCGCCTACCGAGTGATCGACTTCCGTCGTCACGACAAGGACGGCGTGCCGGCGAAGGTCGCTCACATCGAGTACGACCCCAACCGCACCGCGCGCATCGCGCTCCTGCACTACGCGGACGGCGAGAAGCGCTACATCATCGCCCCCCGTGGCCTGAGCCAGGGCGACCGTGTCGAGAACGGCCCGGCCGCCGACATCAAGCCCGGTAACAACCTGGCGCTTCGCAACATCCCGGTCGGTACCACGATCCACGCGATCGAGCTCCGTCCCGGTGGTGGCGCCAAGTTCGCCCGCTCCGCCGGTGCCTCCGTGCAGCTGCTCGCGAAGGAGGGCACGATGGCCCACCTTCGTATGCCGTCCGGCGAGATCCGGCTGGTCGACGCCCGCTGCCGCGCCACGATCGGCGAGGTCGGCAACGCCGAGCAGTCGAACATCAACTGGGGCAAGGCCGGCCGTATGCGCTGGAAGGGCGTTCGCCCGACCGTCCGCGGTGTCGCGATGAACCCGGTTGACCACCCGCACGGTGGTGGTGAAGGCAAGACTTCCGGTGGTCGCCACCCGGTCTCGCCGTGGGGTCAGAAGGAGGGTCGTACTCGCTCGCCGAAGAAGGCATCGAGCAAGTACATCGTCCGCCGCCGCAAGACGAACAAGAAGCGCTAGGAGCGGGTTTAGATGCCGCGCAGTCTCAAGAAGGGGCCCTTCGTCGACGGACACCTCATCAAGAAGGTGGACGTACAGAACGAGGCAGGCACCAAGAACGTCATCAAGACCTGGTCCCGTCGCTCGATGATCATCCCCAGCATGCTGGGTCACACCATCGCGGTGCACAACGGCAAGACCCACGTCCCGGTGTTCGTCACCGAGTCGATGGTCGGCCACAAGCTCGGTGAGTTCTCGCCGACTCGCACCTTCCGCGGCCACGTCAAGGACGACCGGAAGTCGAAGCGCCGCTAACGCGGGGTGGAACGACTATGACTTACACCGAAGGGACAACCATGGAAGCCAGGGCCCAGGCGCGGTACATCCGCGTCACGCCCATGAAGGCCCGCCGCGTGGTGGACCTCATCCGTGGCATGGATGCCACGGAGGCTCAGGCGGTCCTGCGTTTCGCCCCGCAGGCCGCGAGCGTGCCGGTTGGCAAGGTGCTGGACAGCGCCATCGCCAACGCTGCACACAACTACGACCACACGGACGCCTCTTCGCTGTTCATCAGCGAGGCGTTTGTGGACGAGGGTCCGACCCTGAAGCGGTTCCGTCCGCGTGCTCAGGGCCGGGCCTACCGGATCCGTAAGCGGACCAGCCACATCACCGTGGTCGTCAGCAGCAAGG encodes the following:
- a CDS encoding PIG-L family deacetylase, which produces MFGAFRQRRPSRRAVLGTAATTGLAAALGACSVPSSQRHRSDNPTAAPGQPVSAGRRAVLMQIVAHPDDDLYFMNPDTQHALDGGAKVVSVYLTGGEANGDNRVVSDPSDRVYNKAAYSSARHQGLRQAYASLLGLPLFTPWQKSVLDLRGGHRAEVNTLVHNGRHAELVFLNTAMHTLRGGRMGLPSLWEDRALSLPVVIAEGSPLRAAAPYTYDELVEVIAGLLDTYTPTLVQTLDPDPDIQHSTEKARQHDSEQPGYADHADHTAAASFAWAGMVRYVAQATRDGKGVPGFTATSYRAYYNRHWPKNLPPAVLAEKAAHLRPYGGAPDWQCGNPGGCGDYNVGGKRPLTNWKGWVRSTHYRFPGPRPVVGNEPDGRLAAYGVLGLRAVRWRETAPGSGRFGAADDLGGGPLAPVLGAATLKDGRQLLFGLRFAAIAGRSGANTREVVLLEQASPGGAFRAWRGLGNPELGDDRGRRIGSPVAVAAPDGRVHLFVRNADKGVSTRVRDADGSWGPWAALGGETVQDGLGATVDAQGRVHVFAPGYDFVHHWTQDAPGEPLGYVRRGPRLPLAVGAPTPVGLPDGGVQLLYRTLTDPRKTKGKGLAPADPRLVSVRADGTGRTAPPQPFDGYGPVGALLAPKDGLVVLGKDVKGRVQALVGGERHTRTQGAVPVDAPTLHLTARGPVAVGLGVDGAPWVWALGSAGAPPVRAAG
- the rpsJ gene encoding 30S ribosomal protein S10, whose translation is MAGQKIRIRLKAYDHEVIDSSAKKIVETVTRTGASVAGPVPLPTEKNVYCVIKSPHKYKDSREHFEMRTHKRLIDILDPTPKTVDSLMRLDLPAGVDIEIKL
- the rplC gene encoding 50S ribosomal protein L3, producing the protein MSKNIKGVLGEKLGMTQVWDENNRVVPVTVVKAGPCVVTQVRTNDVDGYESVQIAFGEIDPRKVNKPLKGHFAKADVTPRRHLVELRTPDASEYTLGQEITAEVFESGVKVDVTGKSKGKGFAGVMKRHNFKGLGAGHGTQRKHRSPGSIGGCATPGRVFKGLRMAGRMGNERVTTQNLTVHAVDAEKGLLLIKGAVPGPNGGLVLVRTAAKGV
- the rplD gene encoding 50S ribosomal protein L4, which translates into the protein MSTIDILSPAGDKAGTVELPAEIFDAKTSVPLIHQVVVAQLAAARQGTHKTKTRGEVRGGGKKPYRQKGTGRARQGSTRAPQFAGGGVVHGPQPRDYSQRTPKKMKAAALRGALSDRARHSRIHVVTGVVDGAVSTKAAKTLFGKISERKNLLLVVDRADEAAWLSARNLPQVHILEPGQLNTYDVIVSDDVVFTQAAFESFVSGPQTAETEGSDA
- the rplW gene encoding 50S ribosomal protein L23; the encoded protein is MMSATVTSKTFTDPRDLLIKPVVSEKSYALLDENKYTFIVAPGANKTQIKQAVEAVFSVKVTGVNTINRQGKRKRTKTGFGKRANTKRAIVTLAEGDRIDIFGQAS
- the rplB gene encoding 50S ribosomal protein L2; amino-acid sequence: MGIRKYKPTTPGRRGSSVADFVEITRSTPEKSLVRPLHSKGGRNNTGRVTVRHQGGGHKRAYRVIDFRRHDKDGVPAKVAHIEYDPNRTARIALLHYADGEKRYIIAPRGLSQGDRVENGPAADIKPGNNLALRNIPVGTTIHAIELRPGGGAKFARSAGASVQLLAKEGTMAHLRMPSGEIRLVDARCRATIGEVGNAEQSNINWGKAGRMRWKGVRPTVRGVAMNPVDHPHGGGEGKTSGGRHPVSPWGQKEGRTRSPKKASSKYIVRRRKTNKKR
- the rpsS gene encoding 30S ribosomal protein S19 is translated as MPRSLKKGPFVDGHLIKKVDVQNEAGTKNVIKTWSRRSMIIPSMLGHTIAVHNGKTHVPVFVTESMVGHKLGEFSPTRTFRGHVKDDRKSKRR
- the rplV gene encoding 50S ribosomal protein L22, which encodes MEARAQARYIRVTPMKARRVVDLIRGMDATEAQAVLRFAPQAASVPVGKVLDSAIANAAHNYDHTDASSLFISEAFVDEGPTLKRFRPRAQGRAYRIRKRTSHITVVVSSKEGTR